The following coding sequences are from one Anolis sagrei isolate rAnoSag1 chromosome 6, rAnoSag1.mat, whole genome shotgun sequence window:
- the HCRT gene encoding hypocretin neuropeptide precursor, producing the protein MESHNIKIPRASFLLLLLLFCSLTMGKQAVPDCCRQKSCPCHIFELLHGTGNHANGILTLGKRGSATATKTFQSRLYRLFHSSDNQAAGILTMGKRDGQPAAEPKEDVPTGTRLESVVPYDAGSAPGCLASPEKNFLPSPKTGTFEALY; encoded by the exons ATGGAGAGTCACAATATTAAG ATCCCACGGGCCTCCTTCCTGCTCTTGCTCCTGTTGTTTTGTTCCTTGACAATGGGCAAACAAGCTGTGCCAGACTGTTGCCGACAAAAGAGCTGCCCATGCCACATCTTTGAGCTGCTTCATGGGACAGGCAACCACGCCAATGGCATCCTAACCCTCGGCAAGCGGGGCAGTGCCACAGCAACAAAGACCTTCCAGAGCCGCCTTTACCGCCTCTTCCACAGCTCAGATAACCAGGCAGCTGGGATCCTCACTATGGGGAAGAGGGATGGTCAGCCAGCAGCAGAGCCCAAGGAGGATGTGCCCACTGGCACCCGGTTGGAATCGGTGGTGCCATATGATGCAGGGTCTGCTCCGGGGTGCTTGGCATCCCCAGAGAAGAACTTTCTGCCCAGCCCAAAGACTGGCACTTTCGAGGCCCTTTACTAA